DNA sequence from the Leptospiraceae bacterium genome:
ATCATACGAATTATACGAAAAAGTCAACAGATGAGCTTCCTTTTACCATTATAAATTCGGCTTCAAGCACCCGGGTTTCTGATTCCCATCATGATTGCGGATTTCATCTTGTCAGGGTCGAACAGGATAAAGTTGATGTAGAAAGATTTGTCTATAACTTCGAAACAAGAGATTTTAAAAAGGGTGAACTCCTATCCTTCTGATTTAGGTTCGCTTACATCTTCCTTTGTGTTTTTCTGAAGCTTAAATTCATTCTCTAAAAATAGGAGTTCTCTGTCTTCATGGGGAACTTCATTGCCCGGACTATTTTTTTCATGGGTATATACCATTAATAACCTGTAGTAACGAATTTTATCCAGATCCGATCTGGATAAAGCAAAACTTTTTTCATAAGTCGAATCTTCATTGGCATACGGTGGAAGAAGAATCTCTTTGGATTCTAATTTCTTCGCAGAAATATTTGGATTCTTGGGATATTCCGGATTTTGAATATACTTGTATCTTAATTTATGTGTCCATATTTCCTGTTTATTCTTATCCAAAAGACGAATTTCCAGAGTTCGAAATAAATCACCGGTAGGAAAGGCATGACCGATTTGTTTTGCTTTCAGTCGTAGAAGAAGCCTGTTTTCTTCTACCGAAAAAAACTCGGCTTCGAAGGTTTCGGAAAGATAAGATTTAGAATGCCCACCTAAAAAGCTATGACTTTTATAACTATATTTTCCGACCTTTGCTTCCGGCATGTGGCAGGATTGACAGGTTTTCTTGTCCGCATAGTAGCTCTCTTTCCATTCTTCATAGGTATTCTGCATGGCCTGGGTAGATAAATGAAATTTTTTGTTTTTCTCCATACCCGTTCCGACCGGAAAGGGAAATTGATGACAGGAAGCACAAAACTCGGAGGACTGCATATACGCGGCTTCGATATAGCGATGCTCGCTTATCTTTTTCGGAAGTTTTGCTACG
Encoded proteins:
- a CDS encoding cytochrome c554 and C-prime — its product is MKLILLIILIFQFSCKEKNPHGFDRGLKPISIPESTLSASSCQECHEEQYKDWKISRHRAAFTNSLYTESHKREPLSWCTNCHAPLMKAGGDVENIKDRLYTEEGVSCIVCHVREGKILVAKLPKKISEHRYIEAAYMQSSEFCASCHQFPFPVGTGMEKNKKFHLSTQAMQNTYEEWKESYYADKKTCQSCHMPEAKVGKYSYKSHSFLGGHSKSYLSETFEAEFFSVEENRLLLRLKAKQIGHAFPTGDLFRTLEIRLLDKNKQEIWTHKLRYKYIQNPEYPKNPNISAKKLESKEILLPPYANEDSTYEKSFALSRSDLDKIRYYRLLMVYTHEKNSPGNEVPHEDRELLFLENEFKLQKNTKEDVSEPKSEG